A region from the Algoriphagus machipongonensis genome encodes:
- a CDS encoding PhoH family protein, with product MPRAKADKDRKIFVLDTSVILYAHNSIMNFAEHDVVIPITVLEELDQFKKGNDTKNFEAREFIRLLDKLSKDQMIHNWTPLNGKTKGNFRILMNPENQINANEIFGEEKNDHKILNAALYLKQHEKNRKVILVSKDINLRLKAKSLELLAEDYETGKIKNITELENTGKYYLDNIDPDSINKLYEQGFIEAKAVLGTRKRKANAYYILKSDKNSVLAYFNPEENILERVDKKLAYNIKPKNAEQTFALNAITNPRIRLVSIQGVAGTGKTLLALAGALEQRRDYKQIFLARPIVPLSNKDIGYLPGDIKSKLNPYMEPLWDNLKFIQNQYKETDKEFQKITELVNQEKLVIQPLAYIRGRSLSNIFFIVDEAQNLTPHEIKTIISRAGENTKIVFTGDVHQIDTPYLDSQSNGLSYLIDRVKDHPLYAHIKLEKGERSELANLANELL from the coding sequence ATGCCAAGAGCAAAAGCCGATAAAGATCGGAAAATCTTTGTGCTGGATACATCAGTAATCCTTTATGCACATAACTCCATTATGAATTTTGCCGAACACGATGTGGTCATTCCGATCACAGTTTTGGAGGAACTAGATCAGTTCAAAAAAGGCAATGACACCAAAAACTTCGAGGCGAGGGAATTTATTCGATTGCTGGATAAGCTATCCAAAGATCAGATGATTCATAACTGGACTCCACTGAATGGGAAAACGAAAGGGAACTTTCGGATCCTGATGAATCCAGAGAATCAGATCAATGCCAATGAGATTTTTGGGGAGGAAAAGAATGATCATAAAATATTGAATGCCGCCCTCTACCTCAAGCAGCATGAAAAAAACCGAAAGGTCATTCTGGTTTCCAAGGATATTAATCTCCGATTGAAAGCCAAATCTTTGGAGCTCCTTGCGGAAGATTATGAAACTGGGAAGATCAAGAATATCACTGAACTTGAGAATACAGGGAAGTATTACTTGGATAACATCGACCCTGATTCTATTAATAAACTGTATGAGCAAGGCTTTATTGAGGCAAAGGCCGTATTGGGGACAAGGAAAAGAAAGGCAAATGCTTATTATATATTAAAAAGTGATAAGAATTCTGTCTTGGCTTATTTCAACCCTGAGGAAAATATACTGGAAAGGGTTGATAAAAAGCTTGCCTACAATATTAAACCAAAAAATGCTGAGCAGACTTTTGCCCTCAATGCCATTACCAACCCAAGAATACGCTTGGTATCAATACAAGGTGTAGCAGGAACTGGGAAAACACTTTTGGCATTAGCTGGAGCGCTAGAACAACGCAGGGATTACAAGCAGATTTTCTTGGCAAGACCGATCGTGCCATTAAGCAATAAAGATATCGGTTACCTACCAGGGGATATTAAGTCCAAATTGAATCCGTACATGGAGCCACTTTGGGATAATCTGAAATTTATACAAAATCAATACAAAGAGACTGATAAAGAATTCCAGAAAATTACGGAGCTGGTCAACCAAGAGAAGCTCGTCATTCAGCCTTTGGCCTATATTCGAGGTAGATCGCTGTCGAATATCTTCTTTATCGTGGATGAAGCCCAGAATTTGACTCCGCATGAGATCAAGACGATTATCTCAAGAGCTGGTGAAAACACCAAAATCGTATTTACTGGGGATGTTCACCAGATCGATACGCCTTATTTGGACTCGCAATCCAATGGACTTTCGTATTTGATTGATCGAGTAAAAGATCATCCTCTTTATGCGCATATCAAGCTTGAAAAAGGAGAAAGATCTGAATTGGCAAACTTGGCCAATGAATTACTGTAG
- a CDS encoding lipoprotein signal peptidase, whose translation MNKYIKYFGIAFLVILIDQAVKMLVHFEMDFGSPGQIKVFGDWFKLHYTTNPGMAFGMEIGSEYGKLILTSFRLVAMAGIGYYLYTIIKAKSHPTFIVCIAMILGGAIGNLVDSIFYGVWLNNAPYNAPSPWFHGQVVDMFYFDIWEGYLPDWLPIWGGDYTALWPIFNVADASIFIGVAIILIFQGSFFPDPKPNPKAEEKEDERIETPQESN comes from the coding sequence ATGAATAAATACATCAAATATTTTGGTATTGCCTTCTTAGTGATTTTGATTGACCAAGCGGTGAAAATGCTCGTTCATTTCGAAATGGATTTTGGATCCCCCGGGCAAATAAAAGTTTTTGGCGATTGGTTTAAACTACATTATACAACGAATCCTGGGATGGCTTTTGGGATGGAAATTGGATCGGAATACGGGAAACTTATTCTGACTTCTTTTAGATTAGTAGCCATGGCCGGTATAGGTTATTATTTATATACGATCATTAAGGCTAAGAGTCATCCGACTTTCATTGTATGTATTGCCATGATTCTAGGTGGAGCTATTGGTAATTTGGTAGATTCTATCTTCTATGGAGTTTGGTTAAATAATGCACCTTACAATGCACCATCTCCTTGGTTCCACGGGCAAGTAGTAGATATGTTTTACTTCGATATTTGGGAAGGGTATTTGCCTGATTGGCTTCCTATATGGGGAGGTGATTATACTGCACTTTGGCCTATCTTTAATGTGGCTGATGCTTCTATTTTTATTGGTGTTGCTATCATCTTGATATTTCAAGGGAGCTTTTTTCCAGATCCAAAACCTAATCCCAAAGCTGAGGAAAAGGAGGATGAAAGAATCGAAACCCCGCAGGAAAGTAACTAA
- a CDS encoding DEAD/DEAH box helicase yields the protein MIVDPEKPFEIIYSLFSHEYLGLLLDSYVIQLDEQGRLSLANQNISSVNAHEFSSKLDKADFELIKLMDSMQQDQVVKKYNKRNLKPKEFLRKIYEGKGVNESIQKLIEENLEITRSKIFPLLKGKRFFEMGNDGNPIWKEIEVADEKATVLFHFRKNEENTHYFPTIKYKGTKLEWQYRHGFLVCHNPAWLVVNNMLFSFAKGIDGNKLKPFLNKKFIVIDKRFEREYYRKFITQLLSVFDVYAEGFDIKVERGNPQPILCIADLPGNLGVDMFGDAVENKVEDQVVFSLKYQYGDYTFDSAESINNSVRLEENGEHYIFHKVIRSKEKEKAIIKYLEERGLDFDHGKRGMSKTKAFDWISQHLDRLEIEGYKFEQKESPRGKVYHIGQAQISIEVQENIDWFDVNAQIKFGIYLVPFAKLRKLLVQGKTEFELPNGEFAVIPASWFVNYSELFSFLEDKGNTGQLVMRKHHLALAKTLESGNLVQLTLSRKLEQLRDFESIEDYEIPGKFAGTLRPYQHAGFNWLRFLNEFKFGGCLADDMGLGKTVQTLALLAHEAEVNQGQTSLLVMPTSLIYNWELEARKFTPDLKILVYTGTQRVKDPYRFSDYDLVLTSYGIIRLDINILKEFFFNYVILDESQAIKNPGSNIAAAVNQLKSKQRLILTGTPVENGTMDLWSQMNFINPGLLGTQHSFKKQFLLPIEKQNDKNKAQKLHSMIKPFILRRLKSQVATDLPEKITNVKYSAMTTEQENVYEEVKNYYREKIISDIKATGRNTQQFTLLRGLTQLRQIANHPKMVRDDYEGESGKLEDITYMLQSTISENHKVLVFSQFVRHLSIVKEYLDKEGIPYSYLDGSTKDRQAQVEAFQENDDIKVFLISLKAGGVGLNLTKAEYVFLLDPWWNPAVEAQAIDRAHRIGQENKVIIYKFISRNSVEEKIMALQNRKLALAGELIGTEESFMKSLDQDDIAALLA from the coding sequence ATGATAGTTGATCCAGAAAAGCCATTTGAGATAATTTATTCCCTTTTTAGCCATGAGTATTTAGGATTGCTGCTAGATTCCTATGTTATCCAACTGGATGAACAAGGAAGGCTTTCTTTAGCCAATCAAAATATCAGTTCTGTCAATGCCCATGAATTCTCTTCCAAATTGGATAAAGCTGATTTTGAGCTGATCAAGTTGATGGATAGCATGCAGCAGGATCAGGTGGTCAAGAAATACAATAAGCGAAACCTAAAGCCAAAAGAATTCCTTAGAAAAATCTATGAGGGTAAAGGTGTGAATGAATCCATTCAGAAATTGATTGAGGAGAATCTGGAAATCACACGATCAAAGATTTTTCCTTTGTTGAAAGGGAAAAGGTTTTTTGAAATGGGGAATGATGGCAATCCTATTTGGAAAGAAATAGAAGTGGCAGATGAAAAGGCAACTGTCCTTTTCCACTTTCGCAAGAATGAAGAAAATACGCATTACTTTCCTACGATCAAGTATAAAGGAACGAAGCTGGAATGGCAATACAGGCATGGCTTTCTAGTTTGTCATAACCCTGCATGGCTCGTGGTAAATAATATGCTGTTCAGCTTTGCAAAAGGTATCGACGGTAATAAGTTGAAGCCATTTTTAAATAAGAAATTCATTGTGATTGATAAGCGTTTTGAACGCGAATACTATCGAAAATTCATCACACAGCTTTTATCGGTTTTTGATGTTTATGCAGAAGGTTTTGATATCAAAGTAGAACGTGGAAACCCACAACCGATCCTGTGTATAGCAGATCTTCCCGGGAATTTAGGGGTTGATATGTTTGGGGATGCTGTAGAAAATAAAGTGGAGGACCAAGTCGTATTTTCACTGAAATATCAATATGGAGATTACACATTTGACTCGGCCGAATCCATCAATAATTCGGTAAGGCTGGAAGAAAATGGTGAGCATTATATATTTCATAAAGTCATCCGAAGCAAGGAAAAAGAAAAGGCCATCATCAAATACCTAGAAGAGAGAGGACTTGATTTTGATCATGGAAAAAGGGGGATGTCCAAAACAAAAGCTTTCGATTGGATCAGCCAACATTTGGATAGGTTGGAAATCGAAGGATATAAATTTGAGCAGAAAGAAAGTCCAAGAGGAAAAGTATACCATATTGGACAAGCACAGATTTCTATTGAAGTTCAAGAAAATATTGATTGGTTTGATGTCAATGCACAGATTAAGTTTGGAATATATTTAGTCCCATTTGCCAAGCTTCGGAAGCTGTTAGTTCAAGGGAAAACAGAGTTTGAGCTCCCAAATGGTGAGTTTGCAGTGATTCCAGCCTCTTGGTTTGTCAATTACTCTGAGCTATTCTCTTTCTTAGAGGATAAAGGAAATACAGGGCAGCTAGTGATGAGAAAGCATCACTTGGCTTTGGCGAAGACCTTAGAATCTGGAAACTTGGTTCAGTTAACACTCAGTAGAAAACTGGAGCAACTTCGAGATTTTGAAAGTATTGAAGACTACGAGATTCCAGGCAAATTTGCTGGGACCTTACGTCCTTATCAGCATGCTGGATTCAATTGGCTCAGGTTCTTAAACGAATTCAAATTTGGTGGCTGTTTGGCGGATGACATGGGTCTGGGTAAGACGGTACAAACTCTTGCACTTTTGGCCCATGAAGCGGAAGTTAATCAAGGTCAAACATCGCTTTTGGTAATGCCTACTTCCTTAATTTATAACTGGGAGTTGGAGGCAAGGAAGTTTACGCCAGATTTGAAAATCCTAGTCTATACCGGCACCCAGCGAGTTAAAGACCCCTATCGATTCAGTGATTACGATTTGGTTTTGACATCCTATGGAATCATTCGTCTGGATATCAATATTCTTAAGGAGTTCTTCTTTAATTATGTGATTTTAGATGAGTCTCAGGCAATCAAAAATCCAGGAAGTAATATCGCTGCAGCTGTGAATCAGCTAAAGAGCAAGCAAAGGCTGATCCTTACCGGTACGCCTGTGGAAAATGGTACGATGGATCTTTGGTCTCAAATGAATTTCATCAATCCAGGGCTCTTGGGAACGCAGCATTCTTTTAAAAAGCAATTCCTGCTTCCAATTGAGAAGCAAAACGATAAGAATAAAGCACAGAAGCTTCATTCGATGATTAAGCCATTTATCTTAAGAAGGCTTAAATCTCAAGTAGCAACAGATCTTCCAGAAAAAATCACCAATGTGAAGTATTCTGCCATGACGACAGAGCAGGAAAATGTATACGAAGAGGTGAAGAATTATTACCGGGAGAAGATTATTTCCGATATCAAGGCGACAGGAAGAAATACGCAGCAGTTTACTTTGCTAAGAGGTTTAACTCAGTTAAGACAAATTGCCAATCACCCTAAGATGGTCAGAGATGACTATGAAGGTGAGTCAGGAAAATTGGAGGATATTACCTATATGCTTCAGTCCACTATTTCTGAAAATCACAAGGTGTTGGTGTTTAGTCAATTTGTCCGTCATCTTTCCATTGTTAAGGAATACCTGGACAAGGAAGGAATTCCATATTCTTACCTAGATGGGTCAACAAAAGATAGACAAGCTCAGGTAGAAGCATTTCAGGAGAATGATGACATTAAAGTATTCCTGATATCCTTAAAAGCAGGTGGTGTTGGTTTGAATTTGACCAAAGCAGAATATGTGTTCTTATTGGATCCATGGTGGAATCCAGCAGTTGAGGCTCAGGCAATCGATAGAGCACATAGGATCGGTCAGGAGAATAAAGTGATCATCTATAAGTTTATTAGTAGAAACTCGGTAGAGGAAAAGATCATGGCGCTTCAAAACAGGAAGTTGGCTTTGGCTGGAGAGTTGATTGGAACAGAGGAGAGTTTTATGAAAAGTTTGGATCAGGATGATATTGCTGCATTGCTTGCTTAA